In the Ptychodera flava strain L36383 chromosome 23 unlocalized genomic scaffold, AS_Pfla_20210202 Scaffold_23__1_contigs__length_28996876_pilon, whole genome shotgun sequence genome, GGAATATAAGAAAAACAAATCAGTATTTAGATCATCCCTACCAGCAGTCGCTAACATAATCAGTAGTGACATGATAATGATACTGTTCTTTGTTATTTTAGCTGTTCGATTTCTTAACTGCAGTTGTCAATCGTTGTTACAGGTCTAAAGCTAATGCACATGATGATTCCGAAACTGGTTATAAGAATTAAAGTGAAAGGATTTGGGAATACATACCTTGTAATTATAACTTCCTAGGTGAAACACAGCGCCAATATTACAACAGAAATCATTGAAAACTCAAGCCTTGCAACTCCAGCGCCACTTTCACCCgttgtaacttaaaaagaaagaaacGTGAACATCAAAACATGGTTTTATTTAGACTACACTGGATTGCTCAACTGCGTCCTATCGGATAAATTGCTTCATATAAATCTGTAAGTTTCATATCTCGTCGATGTTCACTTTACACACATTTTTAACAACGGAGTTGACATAGGACACTAGTCATAATATACTAACATTTATTTAGCTAATGTTGCTTGAATTATGGGTTTAAAGATTACAAATATCCCTACCTGATTCAGTCGTGATTGTTGTCCCTGTGTCTGCTGCAGTcgttaaaactgaaaaataacaaccgaTAAATGAGATGtgttaatgaaaaaatgttatTCAGCAGTGTCCTGTCCGCTCTTTTTACGGACTTCACATGATCTGAAGTATAATGATGTCGTTGACTTGATTTTCAAACTGCTAATTTTAATTTGCAAGTTGGTCAAAGTGTACCTTTTTGATAATGGGTTGGTCGTATGTTTTCGTATCGACAATAGAGATCTTAACTCAGAAGGCaataaagttgacattgactttATTCAATGTCATGCCTTAAAAAAGACACAGACGTGAAGAAATTACATGCCCTTGTATGACGATGGCAATGCACATTATCATTTTTGCTTAACAgttacattattatcaaatcGTACCGTTGCAAGTAGGAATTTGGTTATCCCATGAACCAGATGTACAGGTCAGTTCACCAGGACCACTCAACGCATAACCTTCATCACACGTATAAGTCACTATTGATCCATGTGAGTAGTCAGTTCCAGTCTTCTGACCGTTCATCGGTGCGTCACCAGGATCAGTACAGTCAGCTATAGAAATAAATGGATATCAACGAGTGTACCATCAAATTATTTCTTATAAATGGGCAGTGACTGTAACAgttgataaatgttttcatcattCTTGTTTTATGGCTTAACTACAGTTCTTTGTGCCACTCAACAAAGTATATTGAGTTACACAGTATACTGCTTATCAACACAGCCTCagttgcaataattgtagcctgtGGGCTCGACCGTGTGGCTCGCGTGATGCCTTGCTTTGGCATCACGCGAGCCGCATGACAGAGGCCGTAGCCGCAAAGCCCAGTCCACCAAGGCCACAGCTTAACAGCTGAGGCTACAGCTAACACTGCCTGTACACGTGCAGATTGCCATAGTAAATTTAAATTCTGATTTGATTTCACACAGTACACGTTGCACGTTAtaagctgagttgacaagctgcgGAAGATTCTATTGTTCAAGTGGTTCATCAAACCGAAAAAACAAGTTATTTATGTTCAGATTTCGAGTATATTTTTCAGTTCATCGACAGATGTCTTTCTGTGACTCCTTCTGGTGTATACAAATTAGACTACTGTTTTAAACAatcaatgcaaacaaaatttgacagagcGCCATGAAAGGAGTCAACTGTAAAATAGGGACATGTTGCATGAAAACTTGAAACCAAACCTCCACAATGCAAACATTAAGAAATTAACGAATTCGAATATCTTGATTAAAATCAGCAATAGGCAGATGGCGATTTTCCAACTCTTGAAGTAGCGTCTTCAATTTTGCCTATATTTCTCGATGTCCTTATTTCACAATTTCCATGATTAATGGTAAATACCGTAAGAGTTCTGTATAAACCTGACATAATTtaaaagtgtcattttaatgtcatcatcGAGTAAATTTGACCATGCAAATGTACGCAAATATCGAAGTAAATTAAAATATCCCAAATTTAACtaaaacaaaacattgcatttcCAGAGTCAATCATTTTTACCAGCATTTTAAGGTAGAGACACACGTTAG is a window encoding:
- the LOC139123756 gene encoding C4b-binding protein beta chain-like, whose protein sequence is MRHVIFLLLVAIVIGDLNYVQGQCATPAQPANGSHDGTVGGKTSDGSTLTYTCNPGYTLDGTAALVCRGRAFDPQDAPTCEADCTDPGDAPMNGQKTGTDYSHGSIVTYTCDEGYALSGPGELTCTSGSWDNQIPTCNVLTTAADTGTTITTESVTTGESGAGVARLEFSMISVVILALCFT